In Aspergillus nidulans FGSC A4 chromosome II, a single window of DNA contains:
- a CDS encoding uncharacterized protein (transcript_id=CADANIAT00003945): MPSQAAKPSAAERRLARSHAARSTHARARRLRTIQYQAQKAQDASNELQEDSGELPQYGLLHALSYYRRDPFESSARRLRPMEQMFFDHYLTVIIPLMRCNGLDVEFYRRMTLSWIPLALSDDGLLNVLFLAACRHLSECYQTRPQAEPFSRMAFQYKLRLLRSLREEISAETAHFTDASVIKAIMLAYDEEKLSRRLLINA; this comes from the exons ATGCCGTCACAGGCTGCTAAGCCCTCGGCAGCCGAGCGGAGGCTCGCTCGGTCCCACGCTGCTCGGTCCACCCATGCCAGAGCCAGGCGTCTGCGGACCATCCAGTACCAGGCCCAGAAAGCGCAAGACGCAAGTAACGAGCTGCAAGAGGACAGTGGCGAGCTTCCTCAGTACGGGCTGCTCCATGCACTCTCCTATTACAGGCGAGATCCTTTCGAGAGCTCTGCCAGACGGCTGCGGCCCATGGAGCAGATGTTTTTCGATCACT ATTTGACTGTTATTATTCCTCTTATGCGTTGTAACGGTTTAGATGTGGAGTTCTACCGGCGCATGACATTGTCCTGGATCCCGCTCGCGCTTTCTGATGACGGCCTGCTGAATGTACTCTTCCTGGCGGCGTGCCGTCACCTCAGTGAGTGTTATCAGACACGGCCACAGGCAGAGCCTTTCTCGCGGATGGCTTTCCAGTACAAACTGCGCCTTTTGAGGTCGCTCAGAGAGGAGATTTCTGCCGAGACCGCACATTTTACCGACGCCAGTGTGATAAAAGCTATAATGCTCGCTTATGACGAG GAAAAACTGTCACGTCGCCTTTTGATCAACGCATAA